Proteins encoded by one window of Cellvibrio sp. KY-GH-1:
- a CDS encoding GMC family oxidoreductase: MQSAFEYIVVGSGAGGGTLAARLAENGKKVLVLEAGGDPTQLKGSDPRAPGENRLPEQYQVPVFHALSTENSAMRWDYFVRHYSDQAQQLRDSKYTETFEGEKVDGVLYPRAGCLGGCTAHNAMITVYPHNADWDYIANLTGDTSWNADTMRGHFQALENCKHRPIYRFLSKLGYNPTRHGFNGWLSTEAALPLGDIARDEQLIKTVLESTEEAFKHLGEPAERVRWQKLGLADPNDWRLVEDNAFGLRYPPLATNNHSRNGTRERLLDVATRFPGNLSIELNATVTRVLFDDNNRAIGVEYLKGERLYKAHCLPRNTQGEVKTVYATKEIILSGGAFNTPQLLMLSGIGDSAELQQHGIPVRAHLPGVGKNLQDRYEVGVVNRMKFNNWEVLEGARYEKGDPQYEKWEKERKGVYTTNGAVLAVIKRSVKERPLPDLFCFSLLALFKGYFPGYSKVITEHLNYFTWAVLKAHTNNSAGYVALKSADPLDTPHINFRYFDEGNDTSGQDLQSVVEGVKFVRELTKDLIASGLIAEEELPGKQVQSDAEIAQFVKDNAWGHHASCTCPIGPDNDPMAVLDSNFKVRGVQGLRVVDASVFPKIPGFFIVSAVYMIGEKAADAILKGK; the protein is encoded by the coding sequence ATGCAATCAGCCTTTGAATACATTGTTGTAGGCTCAGGCGCGGGGGGCGGCACGCTTGCCGCCCGTCTCGCCGAAAATGGTAAAAAAGTATTGGTTCTGGAAGCCGGTGGAGATCCCACCCAGCTTAAGGGAAGCGATCCACGAGCACCGGGAGAAAATCGGTTGCCAGAGCAATACCAAGTACCAGTATTTCATGCACTATCCACCGAAAACTCGGCAATGCGCTGGGATTATTTTGTACGTCACTACTCGGACCAAGCGCAACAATTGCGCGATAGCAAATACACCGAAACCTTTGAAGGCGAAAAGGTGGATGGCGTGCTCTATCCCCGCGCGGGCTGTTTGGGTGGCTGTACTGCCCACAATGCGATGATTACTGTGTATCCACATAATGCCGACTGGGACTATATTGCCAACTTAACCGGCGATACTTCCTGGAATGCCGATACCATGCGCGGTCATTTCCAGGCGTTGGAAAACTGCAAGCATCGCCCGATCTATCGCTTCCTAAGCAAATTAGGTTACAACCCAACCCGCCACGGTTTTAATGGCTGGCTAAGCACTGAAGCTGCACTTCCCTTGGGGGATATTGCCCGCGATGAGCAATTAATTAAAACCGTACTCGAATCAACCGAAGAAGCATTTAAGCATCTCGGTGAACCTGCTGAGCGCGTACGCTGGCAAAAATTGGGCTTGGCCGACCCCAATGATTGGCGATTAGTAGAAGACAATGCCTTCGGTTTGCGCTACCCACCACTGGCAACCAACAATCACAGCCGTAACGGTACTCGTGAACGACTGCTGGATGTTGCCACACGTTTTCCTGGCAATCTTTCCATTGAGTTGAATGCGACGGTTACGCGCGTATTGTTTGACGATAATAATCGCGCAATCGGTGTGGAGTATTTAAAAGGTGAGCGTCTTTATAAAGCACACTGCTTACCTCGCAACACCCAGGGTGAAGTCAAAACCGTTTACGCCACCAAAGAAATCATCCTGTCAGGCGGCGCGTTTAACACACCACAATTGCTGATGCTTTCCGGCATCGGCGATTCCGCTGAATTGCAACAACACGGTATACCGGTTCGCGCGCACTTACCCGGCGTCGGTAAAAACCTGCAAGACAGATACGAAGTGGGTGTTGTAAACCGTATGAAATTTAACAACTGGGAAGTACTTGAAGGTGCGCGCTACGAAAAAGGCGACCCGCAATATGAAAAATGGGAGAAAGAACGCAAAGGCGTTTACACCACTAATGGTGCAGTGCTTGCGGTAATTAAACGCTCGGTGAAAGAGCGTCCCTTGCCAGATCTATTCTGCTTTTCATTGCTCGCGCTCTTCAAAGGTTATTTTCCGGGTTACTCCAAGGTCATTACCGAGCACCTGAATTATTTCACCTGGGCAGTGTTAAAAGCCCACACCAATAATTCCGCCGGCTATGTTGCGTTGAAATCCGCAGACCCGCTGGATACCCCACACATCAACTTCCGTTATTTTGACGAAGGTAACGACACCAGCGGCCAAGATTTGCAATCGGTGGTTGAGGGCGTGAAATTTGTGCGCGAACTCACCAAGGATTTAATCGCCTCGGGCTTGATCGCTGAAGAGGAGCTACCCGGCAAGCAAGTACAAAGCGACGCTGAAATTGCGCAATTCGTGAAGGATAACGCTTGGGGCCATCACGCCTCCTGCACCTGTCCCATTGGGCCGGATAACGACCCAATGGCCGTACTGGACAGCAATTTCAAAGTCCGCGGTGTACAGGGTTTGCGCGTGGTGGATGCATCGGTTTTCCCTAAAATTCCAGGCTTCTTTATAGTGAGTGCGGTCTACATGATCGGAGAAAAAGCGGCTGATGCAATACTCAAGGGCAAATAA
- the dapE gene encoding succinyl-diaminopimelate desuccinylase, with amino-acid sequence MTSALTPTLQLATDLIRCRSVTPEDDGCQELMIQRLEAIGFKTERLRFGEVDNFWAIRTGADGEAGPILAFAGHTDVVPTGPEANWNNPPFEPQIIDGMLHGRGAADMKGSLASMVIACENFIAQHPNHKGRIAFLITSDEEGPSVNGTVKVVEWLEARNTKMTWCIVGEPSSTKVVGDVIKNGRRGSLGAVLTVKGIQGHVAYPHLADNPIHKLAPALAELAAEHWDNGNEFFPATSFQVSNINGGTGATNVIPGEVTVVFNFRFSTELTEQILRERTHAILDKHGLKYDLQWTLSGQPFLTPRGDLVNAVVHAIKTETGLDTELSTSGGTSDGRFIAPTGAQVVELGPINATIHKVNECISAEDLNKLTAIYERTLEALLAP; translated from the coding sequence ATGACTTCTGCGTTAACCCCCACTTTGCAACTTGCTACTGATTTGATTCGCTGCCGTTCGGTGACCCCGGAGGATGATGGCTGCCAGGAACTGATGATCCAACGCCTGGAGGCAATAGGCTTTAAAACCGAGCGCCTGCGCTTTGGTGAGGTCGATAACTTCTGGGCAATCCGTACTGGCGCCGACGGAGAGGCCGGGCCGATTCTCGCATTTGCCGGGCATACCGATGTAGTGCCAACCGGCCCCGAAGCCAACTGGAACAACCCACCGTTTGAACCGCAAATTATCGACGGTATGCTCCATGGGCGCGGTGCTGCTGATATGAAGGGCTCACTCGCCAGTATGGTAATCGCCTGCGAAAATTTTATTGCCCAACACCCGAACCACAAGGGGCGTATCGCCTTTTTGATCACCAGCGATGAAGAAGGCCCATCCGTAAACGGCACTGTAAAAGTGGTGGAGTGGCTGGAAGCGCGCAACACCAAAATGACCTGGTGCATTGTGGGCGAGCCGTCCAGCACCAAGGTAGTTGGTGATGTGATTAAAAATGGCCGCCGCGGCTCACTGGGTGCAGTACTTACCGTCAAAGGCATTCAAGGCCACGTGGCCTACCCCCATTTGGCCGATAACCCCATTCATAAATTAGCACCCGCCTTAGCGGAATTGGCAGCCGAACATTGGGATAATGGTAACGAGTTTTTCCCCGCGACTAGTTTCCAGGTTTCCAATATTAACGGCGGCACCGGAGCAACTAACGTGATTCCCGGCGAGGTTACGGTGGTGTTTAACTTCCGCTTTTCCACCGAGCTGACGGAGCAAATTCTGCGCGAGCGCACCCACGCCATTCTGGATAAACACGGATTGAAATACGATTTGCAATGGACCCTGAGTGGCCAACCCTTTTTAACGCCGCGCGGCGATTTGGTAAATGCGGTAGTTCATGCAATTAAAACTGAAACTGGTTTGGATACTGAATTATCAACATCAGGCGGAACATCCGACGGCCGATTTATTGCACCCACCGGCGCACAAGTGGTTGAGTTGGGCCCCATCAACGCAACCATTCATAAAGTAAATGAATGTATTAGTGCAGAGGATTTAAATAAGCTCACAGCGATTTACGAACGCACACTGGAAGCATTGCTCGCTCCATAA
- a CDS encoding leucine-rich repeat domain-containing protein yields MLILMLSLAACGGGSGNSTSMNSSVASSASSSALVSSESSSVQSTIASLSSSSDASSSQLNSSLSVSSAQASSSSSTELFINALYNKGGTISPFGFVDIAQGAIKNFSVQVESGYKLAGVNGCNGRVEGNQVVAGPISASCIMNVSFVRIGSLADQLKLTDRGLIRCVTALEDDSKTPLAAETITSLNCGSLFDPVASLEELKLFPNLTSLALTSTRLKGTWDFSFFQALESLNLYDNELDAVDVSRNTQLTQLNIAKNHLQKIDLSNLTKLESLNLSDNRIADISLLTNIHLASVNLESNLLTQVTVSHLQNLRQLYLSRNQLAAVDYSHNILLTDLTLGWNKITAVDTSMLPDLAYLNAAGLGLNTINLDKNIKLADLRVMENNIALLDVSMLNQLVRLDVYKNQLSALDLLNNTKLSELNLIDNKVTSLAIAQLLELKSLLATYNQIASIDLSKNTQLKWVLMSDNRLTNVTGVDKLSKEAELNFSNNPLDATTKAYLFDLFDKQGYEGLLF; encoded by the coding sequence GTGCTGATACTCATGTTGAGTCTCGCTGCCTGCGGCGGTGGTTCAGGTAACAGCACGTCGATGAACTCCTCTGTCGCCAGTTCTGCCAGCTCCAGTGCGCTAGTATCGAGTGAAAGTAGCTCAGTGCAGAGTACGATAGCAAGCCTTAGCAGTTCGAGTGATGCTAGCAGTAGCCAATTGAATTCCTCTTTATCCGTATCCAGTGCGCAAGCGTCCTCATCCAGTTCGACCGAGCTTTTTATTAATGCTCTGTACAATAAAGGCGGTACGATCAGTCCGTTTGGATTTGTCGATATAGCGCAGGGGGCGATAAAAAATTTTTCTGTGCAAGTAGAAAGTGGTTACAAACTTGCTGGAGTAAATGGTTGCAACGGTCGAGTAGAGGGCAATCAGGTGGTTGCAGGCCCCATTAGCGCCAGCTGCATTATGAATGTGAGTTTTGTGCGTATAGGCTCGTTGGCGGATCAACTAAAGCTGACGGATCGCGGCCTCATTCGTTGCGTCACCGCATTGGAAGACGATAGCAAAACCCCCTTGGCTGCTGAAACGATAACCTCATTGAATTGCGGCAGCCTGTTCGATCCGGTTGCGTCGCTGGAAGAACTGAAGTTATTTCCGAACCTGACCTCGTTAGCGCTCACCAGCACGCGTTTAAAAGGCACTTGGGACTTTAGTTTTTTTCAGGCGTTGGAAAGCTTGAATCTGTACGATAATGAGCTGGATGCAGTGGATGTTTCGCGCAATACTCAATTGACCCAGTTGAATATTGCTAAAAACCATTTGCAAAAAATTGATCTGAGCAACTTAACCAAGCTCGAATCACTGAATCTTTCTGATAACCGCATTGCTGATATCAGCTTGCTCACAAATATTCACTTGGCAAGCGTCAATCTTGAGTCCAATTTGCTTACGCAAGTAACGGTTAGTCATCTGCAAAATCTGCGACAATTGTATCTGTCGCGCAATCAGCTTGCCGCGGTGGATTACAGCCACAATATTTTACTGACGGATTTAACTCTGGGGTGGAACAAAATCACTGCCGTAGATACCAGCATGTTGCCCGATTTGGCCTACCTGAATGCGGCAGGTTTGGGTTTGAATACAATTAATTTGGATAAAAATATAAAGCTGGCGGATCTGCGCGTGATGGAAAATAACATCGCTCTGCTTGATGTATCCATGTTAAATCAACTTGTTCGTTTAGATGTATATAAAAATCAACTGTCCGCACTGGATTTGCTCAACAATACCAAACTCTCTGAATTGAATTTGATCGATAATAAAGTCACCAGTTTAGCGATAGCGCAGTTATTGGAATTGAAGTCCCTATTGGCGACGTATAATCAAATTGCCAGTATTGATTTATCCAAAAACACCCAATTGAAATGGGTGTTGATGTCCGATAATAGGTTAACCAACGTAACCGGAGTGGATAAGCTCAGTAAGGAGGCAGAGTTGAATTTTTCCAATAATCCACTGGATGCGACTACAAAAGCCTATTTGTTTGATTTGTTTGATAAGCAAGGATATGAAGGTCTATTGTTTTGA